TTCCTGTTCGCGGCGGCGGGCACCGGCGCGGCCGGTCTGGCCGCCGTCAGCGGTGCGGCCCGGGCCGCCACCCCCGAGGAGGCGGCCAAGGCCGAGCCCGAGGGCGAGGGCAAAGGCTATCGCGTGACCGGCCATGTGGCGCGCTACTACCGTTCGACGCGGCTCTGAGGAGGACCATCATGCTTGTCAAGAAATCCAGCAAGAGCAACGCTGCGTCGACGGCGCTGCGTGATGCCCTGGCGGGCGGTGGCGCGCCCCGACGTCTCGACCGGCGCAGCTTCCTGAAGCGGTCCGGCTTCGCCGCCGGCGTGGGCGCGGTCGGCGCCAGCCTGCCGCTGACCATGGTCCGGCAGGCCGATGCGGCCAAGGCCGCCGGTGACGGCGCGGTCGAGGTCAAGCGCACGGTATGCACCCACTGTTCGGTCGGCTGTGCCATCGACGCCGAGGTGAAGAACGGCGTGTGGGTGGGCCAGGAGCCGGTGTTCGACAGCCCGATCAACCTCGGCGCCCATTGCGCCAAGGGCGCCTCGGTGCGCGAACACGGCCATGGCGAGCACCGCCTGCGCACGCCGATGAAGCTCTCCGGCGGCAAGTGGGTCGCCGTGAAGTGGGAGGAGGCCATCGACGAGATCGGCGACAAGCTCCTCGCCATCCGCGAGAAGTACGGCCCCGACGCGACCCACTGGATCGGTTCGTCCAAGCACTCGAACGAGCAGTCCTACCTGTTCTGCAAGTTCGTGCGCATGTTCGGCACCAACAACACCGACCACCAGGCGCGCATCTGCCACTCCACCACCGTGGCGGGCGTGGCGAACACCTGGGGGTACGGGGCGATGACCAACTCGTACAACGACATGCAGCACGCCAAGGCGATCTTCTTCATCGGCTCCAACGCCGCCGAGGCGCATCCGGTGTCGATGCTGCACATCCTCCATGCCAAGGAGGGCGGCGCCAAGGTGATCGTGGCCGATCCGCGCTACACCCGGACCGCGGCCAAGGCGGACCATTACGTGCGCCTGCGCTCGGGCTCGGACATCCCGCTGCTGTACGGGGTGATCCGCACGATCTTCGAGAACGGCTGGGAA
The nucleotide sequence above comes from Nitrogeniibacter mangrovi. Encoded proteins:
- a CDS encoding formate dehydrogenase, which gives rise to MNDEMRTKRPASFGRRSFLFAAAGTGAAGLAAVSGAARAATPEEAAKAEPEGEGKGYRVTGHVARYYRSTRL